A window of Gemmatimonadota bacterium contains these coding sequences:
- a CDS encoding carboxyl transferase domain-containing protein — translation MPPSAPVAEPAEEGSGRLRGLVAELRELEDRLRQGGGPARIERQHEQGKLTARERIALLLDPDTAFLEIGLLVAHDLYEGGAPGAGVVTGVGVVEGRPVVVVANDATVKAGSWWPETITKMLRAQEIAMRSRVPIVYLVDSAGVNLPYQGGVFPGQYGASRLFYYNSIMRHYLRVPQIAAVMGPCIAGGAYLPALSDVILMVEGTSFMGLGGPNLVKGATGQSVGSEELGGAWTHTALSGVAHYRVADDERCLEKIRGIIADLPGEGGPAPPDPSAAPGRAAADLYQLLPDDHRQPYDVREVLACLLDGGEFDEFQADFAPEMICGTARLAGTPVGVIANARGMLKDPHGGPPKFGGIVYADSAEKVAYFIDTASRHRHPLLFVQDVSGFMVGPDAEHAGIIRAGARFVEAMATATVPKIVLTINHASGAGYYAMAGQGFDPDFILTWPTGRMGVMEGESAVMALFGARLEELRAAGAEPDEELRSRMDAVRADYDRQLDARYAGARGFVDAVLAPEETRSALALALWAAGHNSGPHLGPWGELTAERARLPDSPPAPRED, via the coding sequence ATGCCCCCTAGCGCACCCGTCGCCGAGCCGGCCGAGGAGGGGTCGGGGCGCCTGCGCGGGCTCGTGGCGGAGCTGCGCGAGCTGGAGGACCGACTCCGCCAGGGCGGCGGCCCCGCCCGCATCGAGCGGCAGCACGAGCAGGGCAAGCTGACCGCGCGCGAGCGCATCGCGCTGCTGCTGGACCCGGACACCGCCTTCCTGGAGATAGGCCTCCTGGTGGCGCATGACCTCTACGAGGGCGGCGCCCCCGGAGCCGGGGTCGTGACGGGCGTCGGCGTGGTGGAGGGCAGGCCGGTGGTGGTCGTCGCGAACGACGCGACGGTCAAGGCCGGGTCGTGGTGGCCCGAGACCATCACCAAGATGCTGCGCGCTCAGGAGATCGCCATGCGATCCCGGGTGCCCATCGTGTACCTGGTCGATTCAGCCGGCGTCAACCTGCCCTACCAGGGAGGGGTGTTCCCCGGCCAGTACGGCGCCAGCCGCCTGTTCTACTACAACTCCATCATGCGCCACTATCTGCGCGTGCCGCAGATCGCAGCCGTCATGGGACCGTGCATAGCCGGCGGCGCGTACCTGCCCGCGCTGTCCGACGTCATCCTGATGGTGGAAGGCACGAGCTTCATGGGTCTGGGTGGACCCAACCTGGTGAAGGGGGCCACCGGGCAGTCGGTGGGGAGCGAAGAGCTGGGCGGCGCGTGGACGCACACCGCGCTCAGCGGCGTCGCGCACTACCGCGTAGCCGACGACGAGAGGTGCCTGGAGAAAATCCGCGGAATCATCGCGGACCTCCCGGGCGAGGGCGGGCCCGCGCCTCCCGACCCGAGCGCGGCCCCCGGGCGCGCGGCCGCCGACCTCTACCAGCTCCTGCCCGACGATCACCGGCAGCCCTACGACGTCCGGGAGGTGCTGGCGTGCCTGCTGGACGGGGGGGAGTTCGACGAGTTCCAGGCGGACTTCGCCCCGGAGATGATCTGCGGCACGGCGCGCCTGGCCGGCACGCCGGTCGGCGTGATAGCGAACGCGCGCGGCATGCTCAAGGATCCGCACGGCGGCCCGCCCAAGTTCGGCGGCATCGTGTACGCGGATTCGGCCGAGAAGGTGGCCTACTTCATCGACACCGCCAGCCGGCACCGGCACCCGCTGCTGTTCGTGCAGGACGTGAGCGGGTTCATGGTCGGTCCGGACGCGGAGCACGCGGGCATCATCCGGGCCGGCGCCCGCTTCGTGGAAGCCATGGCCACCGCCACCGTCCCCAAGATCGTGCTGACCATCAACCACGCCTCGGGGGCGGGTTATTACGCGATGGCAGGACAGGGGTTCGACCCCGACTTCATCCTGACCTGGCCCACGGGCCGGATGGGCGTGATGGAAGGGGAGAGCGCGGTCATGGCTCTGTTCGGCGCCAGGCTGGAGGAGCTGCGCGCCGCCGGCGCCGAGCCCGACGAGGAGTTGCGGTCCAGGATGGACGCCGTGCGCGCCGACTACGACCGCCAGTTGGACGCGCGGTACGCGGGCGCACGGGGCTTCGTGGATGCGGTCTTGGCGCCCGAGGAAACCCGCTCCGCGCTGGCGCTCGCGCTGTGGGCGGCCGGCCACAACAGCGGACCACACCTGGGGCCCTGGGGCGAGCTGACGGCAGAACGCGCGAGGCTTCCCGACTCGCCGCCGGCCCCGCGGGAGGATTAG